The proteins below are encoded in one region of Tepidisphaeraceae bacterium:
- a CDS encoding ABC transporter ATP-binding protein: MSPLVVEHAVKTFRQGDRSVDALRGISIEVPQGQFLAIMGASGSGKSTLLHLMAGLTTANAGKVLVNGTDLTTMNDKTLTLFRRKHIGLVFQSFNLIPTLSAEENVALPLMLNGRLTPAHKAKVEELMKALGIAGRRHHRPDAMSGGEQQRVAIGRALVTDPAVILADEPTGNLDSANSRGVCELLRDLSVIHNKTIVLVTHEPSVAAYAQEVAVIRDGNLVDRFSTEGLGSGQELAARYHEAMNNGVAASDRKDATFQDQ; this comes from the coding sequence ATGTCGCCTCTGGTCGTTGAACATGCGGTAAAAACCTTTCGCCAGGGCGACCGCTCGGTGGATGCGCTGCGCGGCATTTCGATCGAGGTGCCGCAGGGGCAGTTCCTGGCCATCATGGGCGCCAGTGGGTCGGGCAAGAGCACGCTGCTGCACCTGATGGCCGGGTTGACGACCGCCAACGCCGGTAAGGTGCTGGTGAACGGCACCGACCTCACGACGATGAACGACAAGACGCTGACGCTGTTTCGGCGGAAGCACATCGGGCTGGTCTTCCAGTCGTTCAACCTCATACCCACCCTCAGCGCCGAAGAGAACGTGGCGCTCCCGCTCATGCTGAACGGCCGGCTGACCCCGGCGCACAAGGCCAAGGTGGAGGAACTGATGAAGGCCCTCGGCATCGCTGGCCGCCGACATCACCGGCCCGACGCCATGAGTGGCGGTGAACAGCAGCGCGTCGCGATCGGACGGGCGCTGGTCACCGACCCCGCCGTCATCCTCGCCGACGAGCCCACGGGCAACCTCGACAGTGCCAACAGCCGTGGCGTGTGCGAACTGCTGCGCGATTTGTCGGTCATTCATAACAAGACGATCGTGCTGGTCACGCATGAACCGAGCGTCGCCGCGTACGCCCAAGAGGTGGCCGTCATTCGTGATGGCAATCTCGTCGACCGCTTCAGCACCGAGGGCCTCGGCAGCGGGCAGGAACTGGCCGCGCGGTATCACGAGGCGATGAACAACGGTGTCGCGGCGAGCGATCGTAAGGATGCGACGTTCCAGGACCAATGA
- a CDS encoding GNAT family protein: protein MANVSFELPETIETERLIIRPPRPGDGAAVNEAVRESFAELHRWMIWAKEVPTPEASEENVMAAVAKFAAREDLRLHLYDKASGALVGSSGLHAIDWAVPKCEIGYWMRTSRAGQGYATESAAAIAELALATLGARRVEIRVDPLNERSWRVAERLGFTLEGTLRNDDRGPDGRLRDVRIYAKVTADR from the coding sequence ATGGCAAACGTGTCTTTCGAGCTGCCGGAGACGATTGAGACCGAGCGGTTGATCATTCGTCCACCCCGACCGGGTGATGGGGCAGCGGTGAACGAGGCGGTCCGCGAGTCGTTTGCGGAACTGCACCGGTGGATGATCTGGGCGAAAGAGGTGCCGACGCCGGAGGCGTCTGAGGAAAACGTCATGGCCGCCGTCGCGAAGTTCGCCGCACGTGAAGACCTGCGGCTGCACTTGTACGACAAAGCTTCGGGCGCGTTAGTCGGGTCCAGCGGGCTGCACGCGATTGATTGGGCTGTGCCGAAGTGCGAGATCGGCTATTGGATGCGGACGAGCCGCGCGGGTCAGGGTTACGCGACAGAATCCGCGGCGGCGATTGCCGAGTTGGCGCTGGCGACGTTGGGGGCGCGGCGGGTGGAGATTCGTGTCGATCCGCTCAACGAGCGTAGCTGGCGCGTTGCCGAGCGCCTTGGTTTCACGCTCGAAGGTACATTGCGCAACGACGATCGCGGCCCGGATGGCCGACTGCGCGACGTGCGGATCTACGCGAAGGTGACGGCCGATCGCTGA
- a CDS encoding methyltransferase domain-containing protein, with the protein MQSDLNRLFGPLLGMQSVMVDIATRGNITNVEFHLAPIDRLPLAEASVDVVISNCVINLAPDKSAVFREIARVLQPGGRVAVATSR; encoded by the coding sequence ATGCAATCCGATCTGAACCGCCTATTCGGTCCGCTGCTGGGGATGCAGAGCGTCATGGTCGACATCGCCACCCGCGGCAACATCACCAACGTGGAATTCCACCTGGCCCCCATCGATCGCCTGCCGTTGGCGGAGGCGAGCGTAGACGTCGTGATCAGCAACTGCGTGATCAATCTCGCGCCCGATAAGTCAGCCGTCTTCCGCGAGATCGCGCGCGTGCTGCAGCCCGGCGGTCGCGTGGCGGTAGCGACATCGCGCTGA
- the aroF gene encoding 3-deoxy-7-phosphoheptulonate synthase, whose translation MIVVMKPGATAEQVEHVVRLVNEMKLKEQVIVGSERTVIACLGDDRAKDKGRLELAGGVDKVVPILASYKMASSEVKKDRTQIPLGGTLGGVVGGVKVPVIAGPCSVESKQQILEIAHAVKEAGAVGLRGGAFKPRTSPYAFQGLAEEGLKYLAEAREQTGLAIITEVMSIDQIPAVVEYADVMQIGARNMQNYNLLAKIGQTRKPVLLKRGLSATLEEFLLAAEYILAGGNSQVMLCERGIRTFETDYVRNTLPLAIVPELHKRSHLPVVVDPSHGTGKSHLVPDMCRASVAAGADSLILEVHDDPEHAMTDGAQSLNLKQFAEVMKSIKRVAAAVDREV comes from the coding sequence ATGATCGTCGTGATGAAGCCGGGCGCGACCGCGGAACAGGTCGAACATGTCGTGAGACTGGTGAACGAGATGAAGTTGAAGGAACAGGTGATCGTGGGATCGGAGCGCACGGTCATCGCCTGCCTTGGGGACGACCGCGCGAAGGACAAGGGCCGGCTGGAACTGGCCGGTGGCGTCGACAAGGTCGTGCCGATTCTGGCGTCGTACAAGATGGCGTCGTCGGAGGTGAAGAAGGATCGCACGCAGATCCCGCTCGGCGGCACGCTGGGTGGCGTGGTGGGTGGCGTGAAGGTGCCGGTGATCGCCGGGCCGTGCAGTGTCGAATCGAAGCAGCAGATCCTGGAGATCGCGCACGCCGTGAAAGAGGCCGGTGCCGTCGGCCTGCGCGGCGGGGCGTTCAAGCCGCGCACGAGTCCGTACGCGTTCCAAGGCTTGGCTGAGGAAGGGCTGAAGTACCTGGCTGAAGCGCGCGAGCAGACGGGCCTTGCGATCATCACGGAAGTGATGAGCATCGACCAGATCCCCGCCGTCGTGGAGTACGCCGACGTGATGCAGATCGGCGCGCGCAACATGCAGAACTACAATCTGCTGGCCAAGATTGGCCAGACGCGCAAGCCGGTGCTTTTGAAGCGCGGGCTGAGCGCGACACTCGAGGAATTCCTGCTGGCTGCCGAGTACATCCTGGCGGGTGGGAATTCGCAGGTCATGCTCTGCGAGCGTGGCATCCGCACCTTCGAGACGGATTACGTCCGCAACACGCTGCCCCTGGCGATCGTGCCTGAGCTTCATAAGCGATCGCACCTGCCGGTGGTGGTCGACCCGAGCCACGGCACGGGTAAGAGCCACCTCGTGCCCGACATGTGCCGCGCCAGCGTCGCCGCCGGCGCCGATTCGCTAATTCTGGAAGTGCATGACGACCCGGAACACGCGATGACGGACGGCGCGCAATCTCTGAACCTGAAGCAGTTCGCCGAGGTGATGAAGAGCATCAAGCGCGTCGCCGCCGCGGTGGATAGGGAAGTGTGA
- a CDS encoding GH92 family glycosyl hydrolase, with amino-acid sequence MSLIELVNPLQGTDSRHSFSTGNTYPAVGVPRGTVYWTPQTDDSGFLFDRQAVKLQGFRATRTPSPWMGDFGHFDVLPIVGAIAPTPAERASGYDARLSQAQPNVYRTRLLRYGVDVAMSATRSCGVFEFQFPADAGEQAGIVIQTGEAQHTAGAMEIRQHAGHTRVYGRSMSNSGGVTANFACYFVAEVRGADVVGVGTLSDAGLQEGSQSTTAPRAGAYLRLRTAGPVSLCIGTSLISFEQAELNLSREVGDRSVQDVAAATGQRWERWLNRVQVEGGSERDRRTLYSCLWHVGLFPMAGHEFDAQDRPVHYSPHTGKVEPGVFYTNNGFWDTYRTVYPLLGLIDRAGFGEIVDGYLQHYRQGGWLPKWCSPGYRDCMIGSHSDVVIADAVMHGIGGFDHAEAFDAIRKNAYEPIDGTHGRYGRAALKDYLELGYVPADASKYSVSWTLDNAHCDWAIAQVAAKLGRNEDAADLVQRSKNYRHLWHAGSGFMRPRNRDGSWQKPWSEFGWGGAYVEGGPWQHSFHVPHDPQGLAELSGGVDGLMARLQQMFDTPPRYEVGHYPQEIHEMTEMALAVDADGKSFGQYAHSNQPVHAFLYLPAQLGRPEISARWIERVMRGLYTPETLPADEDNGEMGAWYVLAALGQLPSPAGSGKYATVKTNVFDRVTANDR; translated from the coding sequence ATGAGCTTGATCGAACTGGTTAATCCGTTGCAGGGCACGGACAGCCGTCATTCGTTTTCCACCGGCAACACGTACCCGGCCGTCGGTGTGCCGCGCGGCACGGTCTACTGGACACCACAGACTGACGACAGTGGCTTCCTGTTCGATCGGCAAGCGGTGAAGCTGCAAGGTTTCCGCGCAACGCGGACGCCATCGCCCTGGATGGGGGATTTTGGGCACTTCGATGTGTTGCCGATCGTCGGTGCGATCGCCCCAACGCCGGCAGAGCGGGCGAGCGGGTACGACGCGCGGCTGTCACAGGCGCAGCCGAACGTCTATCGCACTCGATTGCTTCGCTACGGCGTCGATGTCGCGATGTCCGCAACGCGGTCGTGCGGCGTATTCGAGTTTCAGTTCCCGGCCGATGCGGGCGAGCAGGCGGGCATCGTCATTCAGACGGGCGAGGCACAGCACACCGCGGGCGCGATGGAGATTCGCCAGCACGCCGGTCACACTCGCGTGTATGGGCGGTCGATGAGCAACAGCGGTGGCGTGACGGCGAACTTTGCCTGCTACTTCGTCGCCGAGGTGCGCGGCGCGGATGTCGTTGGCGTCGGTACCCTCTCCGATGCTGGCCTCCAGGAAGGTTCACAATCGACAACCGCGCCGCGCGCCGGTGCGTACTTGCGCCTTCGAACCGCGGGGCCGGTGTCGCTGTGCATTGGCACGAGCCTGATCAGCTTCGAACAGGCAGAACTCAACCTGTCGCGCGAGGTGGGCGATCGAAGCGTTCAGGACGTCGCCGCTGCAACCGGGCAGCGATGGGAGCGTTGGCTGAATCGCGTGCAGGTTGAAGGCGGCAGTGAGCGTGATCGTCGAACGTTGTACAGTTGCCTGTGGCACGTCGGCCTCTTCCCCATGGCTGGTCACGAGTTCGATGCCCAGGATCGCCCGGTGCATTACAGCCCGCACACGGGGAAGGTCGAGCCCGGCGTCTTCTACACCAACAACGGGTTCTGGGACACGTATCGCACGGTCTACCCGCTGTTGGGCCTGATCGACCGCGCGGGCTTCGGCGAAATCGTCGATGGCTACCTGCAGCACTACCGGCAAGGGGGATGGCTGCCGAAGTGGTGCAGCCCCGGTTACCGCGACTGCATGATCGGCTCGCACAGCGACGTCGTGATCGCCGATGCGGTGATGCACGGCATCGGTGGGTTCGACCATGCCGAGGCGTTCGACGCCATTCGCAAGAACGCCTATGAACCGATCGACGGCACCCACGGCCGGTATGGTCGGGCGGCGTTGAAGGACTACCTTGAACTCGGATACGTGCCGGCCGACGCGAGCAAGTACAGCGTCAGCTGGACGCTGGACAACGCGCACTGCGACTGGGCGATCGCGCAGGTGGCAGCCAAGCTCGGCCGAAATGAAGACGCGGCCGACCTGGTGCAACGCAGCAAAAACTACCGGCACCTCTGGCACGCCGGCAGTGGGTTCATGCGACCGCGCAATCGCGATGGATCATGGCAGAAACCGTGGAGCGAGTTCGGCTGGGGCGGTGCGTACGTTGAAGGTGGGCCGTGGCAGCACTCGTTCCACGTGCCGCACGATCCGCAGGGGTTGGCAGAGCTGTCCGGCGGCGTCGATGGGTTGATGGCTCGACTGCAGCAGATGTTCGACACGCCGCCGCGGTACGAGGTGGGACATTATCCGCAAGAGATCCACGAGATGACGGAGATGGCGCTTGCCGTCGACGCGGACGGCAAGAGCTTCGGGCAGTACGCGCATTCGAATCAACCGGTGCACGCGTTCCTCTACCTGCCGGCGCAGTTGGGCCGGCCGGAGATTTCGGCCCGTTGGATCGAGCGCGTGATGCGCGGACTTTACACGCCGGAGACGTTGCCCGCCGATGAGGATAACGGCGAGATGGGGGCGTGGTACGTGCTGGCTGCACTGGGTCAACTGCCGAGCCCCGCGGGGAGTGGGAAGTATGCGACGGTTAAGACGAACGTGTTTGATCGGGTGACGGCTAACGATCGATAG
- a CDS encoding CbiX/SirB N-terminal domain-containing protein, which produces MSKKIGIILVDHGSRMRESNAMLERVAELFAARFGDRYDLVEPAHMELAEPSIATAYERCVHRGAAHLIVCPFFLGPGKHWSQDIPDLARAAATKFPNTTHRVAHPLGIDDLILDLLAKRADAAVEAPPATEPAGEVRSL; this is translated from the coding sequence ATGTCGAAGAAAATCGGGATTATCCTTGTCGATCACGGATCGCGCATGCGCGAGAGCAACGCGATGCTCGAACGTGTAGCGGAGTTGTTCGCGGCGCGCTTTGGCGACCGGTATGACCTCGTTGAGCCAGCCCACATGGAGCTGGCCGAGCCGTCTATCGCAACCGCCTACGAGCGCTGCGTACATCGTGGGGCCGCTCACCTGATCGTCTGCCCGTTCTTCCTGGGCCCGGGCAAGCATTGGTCGCAGGACATCCCGGATCTAGCCCGAGCGGCAGCGACCAAGTTCCCCAATACGACGCACCGCGTGGCACACCCGCTCGGCATCGACGACCTCATCCTCGACCTGCTCGCCAAGCGTGCCGACGCCGCGGTTGAAGCGCCACCGGCCACCGAGCCCGCCGGCGAGGTGCGCTCGCTGTGA
- a CDS encoding alpha/beta hydrolase: protein MTDANHPQSIPLWADAAPGALSTRDEDVPTLTPFLPTSRPANPTAARPAIVVCPGGGYGHLAGHEGETYAQWLNILGIAAFVLKYRLGTDGYRHPTMLHDAARAVRLTRSMASKWNIDPRRVGIMGSSAGGHLASTLLTHSDAGDARSPDPIDHHSSRPDVGILCYPVITMGAHSHSGSRASLLGEQPSAELVTLLSNELQVTTDTPPCFVWHTWEDAAVPVENSMDFAAALRRAGVPFDLHIYQKGRHGIGLSDKPPFANVHPWARDLAFWLKANNFTTN, encoded by the coding sequence ATGACCGACGCGAACCACCCCCAATCGATTCCACTCTGGGCAGACGCTGCTCCCGGCGCCCTTAGCACGCGCGACGAGGACGTGCCGACGCTCACGCCGTTTCTGCCGACCTCGCGACCCGCCAACCCCACCGCAGCACGGCCCGCGATCGTGGTCTGCCCGGGCGGTGGGTACGGTCACCTAGCGGGCCACGAGGGCGAGACGTACGCCCAGTGGCTGAACATCCTCGGCATTGCCGCGTTCGTACTGAAGTATCGCCTGGGCACAGATGGCTACCGCCACCCGACGATGCTGCACGACGCCGCCCGCGCGGTGCGGCTGACGCGTTCCATGGCATCGAAGTGGAACATCGATCCCCGCCGCGTCGGCATCATGGGCTCATCGGCGGGCGGGCACCTGGCGTCCACGCTGTTGACTCACTCTGATGCCGGCGACGCGCGATCGCCTGACCCGATCGACCACCATAGCTCGCGGCCCGACGTCGGCATCCTCTGCTATCCCGTCATCACCATGGGCGCGCACTCGCACTCGGGCTCGCGGGCGAGCCTGCTCGGCGAGCAACCGTCGGCAGAACTGGTGACGCTGCTCTCCAACGAGCTGCAGGTAACGACCGACACGCCGCCGTGTTTCGTGTGGCACACGTGGGAAGACGCGGCCGTCCCCGTCGAAAACAGTATGGACTTCGCCGCCGCCCTGCGCCGCGCCGGCGTGCCGTTCGACCTGCACATTTATCAGAAGGGCCGCCATGGCATCGGCCTGTCCGACAAGCCACCCTTCGCGAACGTGCACCCGTGGGCGCGGGACCTGGCGTTTTGGTTGAAGGCGAACAACTTCACGACCAACTGA
- a CDS encoding FtsX-like permease family protein, with amino-acid sequence MFLPKLVLSQLIARKVRTLLTVLAITFSVSLVVAVTSGYETMQSVAMRYLEQTMGTSDAQITKQNDPRGGVDQGIISDLMADPDVQSVIGRLETETRLPARPTTGPATQGATADADEEADEDAFGDGRRGPRKAQVIGVRRPDDRDVDRLRVTGGRWFESSDVREVVIDQVVAELLQLEIGDTLTLPALGRKLELTVVGTVHKPGMLAQHMPTMYVPLTTLQEFLAPNKPGQLSRASIVLKRGSDAIAFRDRWNAKLEQIDPALRLRLTSEQRQSIAKNLATIEALSYLGSMVSMTAAAFIVFSTLAMGVSERQRTLAMMRAIGALRNQVAWLVVIEAITLSAIAVAIGVPLGLLFVKILISLDRFKDIFEHAGVTVDQGGLLLAAGGSAVTAILASLLPAWQATRVDPLAAMTPLATTGRSRFPWLAIVGGLLLISIDSLIVFFPYVAVGQALGIANPEDLGRTYGFYTHILLGLPTLMLGFFLLAPLFVIVIERVLGPVVSAMFGLQYSLLRQQLSGGLWRAAGTCASLMVGLAVLTVLQVQGNSALNSWKLPNKFPDVFIFSPNALGPQDQATLRQTEGIRGDQVMPIAIASPQLGNQLVGIGAALQFFPDATMFFGLEPDLMFEMLELDFRDDEGRSVSDSEQKRMSEEATAKLKLGRHIIVTDEFRQLKGLKVGDKLPLRTSRHGTVDYTIAGIVWSPGLDVMASTFDMGRQMEQRTAASVFGSLTDAKEDFGIDFAYLFAANLDFFTEREAVLKRLKDNLRQQNVNVADVRQIKARIEKGLTNLLMLVSTVAFAAMAVASLGVANTVMASVRSRQWQFGVLRSIGVTRTQLLRLVVAEAVLLGLVGVGLGLAAGMTMAFNARQLSRITLGYSPDMDVPWDIIGLGCGLVMAIAIVASLWPAIGTARQQPLQLLAAGRASA; translated from the coding sequence ATGTTTCTTCCCAAGCTCGTCCTATCGCAGTTGATCGCCCGCAAGGTGCGGACGCTGCTGACCGTGCTCGCGATCACGTTCTCGGTCAGCCTGGTGGTGGCGGTGACGAGCGGCTACGAGACGATGCAGTCGGTCGCGATGCGCTACCTCGAGCAGACGATGGGGACGAGCGACGCGCAGATCACCAAACAGAACGACCCGCGCGGCGGCGTCGACCAAGGCATCATCTCCGACCTTATGGCCGACCCCGACGTGCAGAGCGTCATCGGTCGACTGGAGACCGAAACACGCCTGCCCGCCCGCCCGACCACCGGTCCTGCCACGCAAGGCGCGACGGCCGATGCCGATGAGGAGGCCGATGAGGACGCGTTCGGCGACGGCCGCCGCGGACCGCGAAAGGCACAGGTGATTGGGGTGCGCCGGCCCGACGACCGCGACGTCGACCGCCTCCGCGTCACCGGCGGGCGATGGTTCGAGTCGTCCGACGTGCGCGAGGTGGTGATCGACCAGGTCGTCGCCGAGCTGCTGCAACTGGAGATCGGCGACACGCTGACGCTGCCCGCCCTGGGTCGCAAGCTGGAACTGACCGTCGTCGGCACGGTGCACAAGCCGGGCATGCTCGCGCAGCACATGCCGACGATGTACGTGCCGTTGACGACGCTTCAGGAGTTCCTGGCGCCCAACAAGCCCGGCCAGTTGAGCCGCGCGTCGATCGTGCTGAAACGCGGCTCCGACGCCATCGCCTTCCGCGATCGCTGGAACGCAAAGCTCGAACAGATCGACCCCGCTCTTCGCCTGCGCCTTACCAGTGAACAACGGCAATCGATCGCAAAGAACCTCGCCACCATCGAAGCCCTCAGCTACCTCGGCAGCATGGTCTCGATGACGGCGGCGGCGTTCATCGTCTTTTCGACGCTGGCGATGGGCGTCAGTGAACGGCAGCGCACGCTGGCGATGATGCGCGCGATCGGCGCGCTGCGCAACCAGGTCGCGTGGCTGGTGGTCATCGAAGCCATCACCCTGTCGGCCATCGCGGTGGCGATCGGCGTACCGCTGGGGCTGCTGTTCGTGAAGATCCTGATCAGTTTGGATCGCTTCAAAGACATCTTCGAGCACGCTGGTGTCACCGTCGACCAAGGTGGCCTGCTATTGGCCGCCGGTGGGTCGGCGGTGACGGCGATCCTCGCCAGCTTGCTACCGGCTTGGCAGGCGACGCGCGTCGACCCGCTGGCCGCCATGACACCCCTGGCCACTACCGGCCGCAGCCGGTTCCCGTGGCTCGCGATCGTGGGCGGGCTGCTGCTGATCAGCATCGATTCGCTGATCGTCTTCTTCCCCTACGTCGCCGTAGGGCAAGCCCTCGGCATCGCCAACCCGGAAGACCTTGGTCGTACGTACGGGTTCTACACGCACATCCTGCTTGGCCTGCCGACACTGATGCTCGGGTTTTTCCTGCTGGCGCCGCTGTTCGTCATCGTGATCGAACGCGTTCTGGGACCGGTGGTTTCGGCAATGTTCGGACTGCAATACTCGCTGTTGCGCCAGCAACTGTCCGGCGGCCTCTGGCGCGCCGCGGGCACGTGCGCATCACTCATGGTGGGCTTGGCCGTGCTCACCGTGCTGCAGGTGCAGGGCAATTCGGCGTTGAACAGCTGGAAACTGCCTAACAAGTTCCCCGACGTCTTCATCTTCAGCCCCAACGCGCTTGGCCCGCAAGACCAAGCCACGCTCCGGCAGACGGAGGGCATCCGCGGCGACCAGGTGATGCCCATCGCGATCGCATCGCCGCAGTTGGGCAATCAGTTGGTCGGTATCGGTGCGGCGCTGCAGTTCTTCCCCGATGCCACGATGTTCTTCGGGCTCGAACCTGACCTGATGTTCGAGATGCTCGAGCTGGACTTCCGCGACGACGAGGGCCGCAGCGTTAGCGATTCAGAGCAGAAGCGCATGTCCGAGGAAGCGACGGCCAAGCTGAAGCTCGGGCGGCACATCATCGTGACCGACGAGTTCCGCCAGCTGAAGGGCCTGAAGGTCGGCGACAAGTTGCCGCTGCGCACGTCGCGGCATGGAACGGTCGACTACACGATCGCGGGCATCGTCTGGTCGCCGGGGTTGGACGTGATGGCCAGCACGTTCGACATGGGCCGGCAAATGGAACAGCGGACGGCCGCCAGCGTGTTCGGCTCGCTGACCGACGCGAAGGAAGACTTTGGCATCGACTTCGCCTACCTGTTCGCGGCCAACCTCGACTTTTTCACCGAGCGTGAGGCCGTCCTGAAGCGCCTGAAGGACAACCTGCGGCAACAGAACGTGAACGTGGCCGACGTGCGGCAGATCAAGGCGCGCATCGAAAAAGGCCTGACCAACCTGCTTATGCTCGTGAGCACCGTTGCCTTCGCCGCGATGGCAGTGGCGAGCCTTGGTGTGGCGAACACAGTGATGGCCTCCGTGCGCAGCCGGCAATGGCAGTTCGGCGTGCTGCGAAGCATCGGCGTCACGCGGACCCAATTACTGCGTCTGGTGGTCGCCGAAGCGGTACTACTGGGGCTTGTGGGCGTCGGCCTCGGCTTGGCTGCGGGCATGACAATGGCGTTCAACGCGCGGCAGCTCAGCCGGATCACGCTCGGCTACTCACCCGACATGGACGTGCCGTGGGACATCATCGGCCTCGGTTGCGGCTTGGTCATGGCCATCGCGATCGTCGCCAGCCTCTGGCCCGCCATCGGCACCGCCCGGCAACAGCCACTGCAACTGCTGGCAGCCGGTCGTGCATCTGCATAA
- a CDS encoding phosphatase PAP2 family protein — protein sequence MDFIRRVASYLGSYSPLVLVGMLVVVASVYGFIELTDDVQEGDTTHFDERAIAWMHENTGPRWLQIMGRDVTALGGVIVLAGMTLVVAGYFMLVRQYHVIVLLLVATIGGAALNTGLKHFIGRDRPPEEGRAVAEISKSFPSGHAMLSAAVYLTLGVLLARMAKSRKVKIYFLSLAVLITVLVGVSRVYLRVHWPTDVLAGWVVGLAWAILLWLVATFLQRHRMIEQDGRDTDDMPTETA from the coding sequence ATGGACTTCATTCGTCGAGTGGCGAGCTATCTCGGGTCGTACTCCCCGCTGGTGCTCGTGGGCATGCTGGTGGTGGTTGCAAGCGTCTACGGCTTTATCGAGCTGACCGACGACGTCCAGGAGGGCGACACCACGCACTTTGACGAACGCGCGATCGCTTGGATGCACGAGAACACGGGCCCGCGCTGGTTGCAGATCATGGGGCGCGATGTCACTGCGCTAGGCGGCGTGATCGTGCTGGCCGGCATGACGCTCGTGGTGGCGGGCTATTTCATGCTGGTGCGCCAGTATCACGTAATCGTCCTGCTGCTGGTCGCGACCATCGGCGGGGCGGCACTCAACACGGGGTTGAAGCATTTCATCGGCCGTGACCGACCCCCTGAAGAGGGCCGCGCCGTGGCCGAGATCAGCAAGAGCTTTCCGAGCGGTCACGCGATGCTGTCGGCGGCCGTCTATCTCACGTTGGGCGTGTTGCTGGCGCGCATGGCGAAGTCGCGCAAGGTGAAGATTTACTTCCTGAGCCTGGCCGTGCTGATCACCGTGCTGGTGGGGGTGAGCCGGGTGTACCTGCGCGTCCACTGGCCGACCGACGTGCTGGCGGGGTGGGTGGTCGGCCTGGCTTGGGCGATCCTGCTCTGGCTGGTGGCGACGTTCCTCCAGCGGCATCGCATGATCGAACAAGATGGGCGCGATACGGACGACATGCCGACCGAGACCGCGTGA
- a CDS encoding fructosamine kinase family protein, whose protein sequence is MTSSDGDISWANLREVVRQSFGTAADLAEVTPLKGGCINCTLRLTMTDGFQTVLKVSPHRVTHAFVHEAYQLEQLAAAQMPVPKVLATSVGSLDHPFSYLLMEFIDGMPLSAARSKCTSQEWDGLQAELARLLCELHRTQGSQFKRVSPNGERGYDCWAEFFQDLYDDIWADVQKSKLLPVKSRKQICRIHDRLKTLLSHDDPPTLVHWDLWGGNIMVRPGESGWQLVALIDPAAKYAHAEAELAYLELFRTATPAMFKAYQCERRFPPDYHAVRKHVYQLYQLLNHVRLFGQEYVKPTLGVLDRLRAVA, encoded by the coding sequence ATGACTTCATCGGATGGTGACATCTCGTGGGCGAACCTCCGCGAGGTCGTGCGGCAGTCCTTCGGGACCGCGGCCGACCTCGCGGAGGTGACGCCGCTGAAGGGTGGTTGCATCAACTGCACGCTGCGGTTGACGATGACGGACGGGTTCCAGACCGTGCTGAAGGTATCGCCCCACCGCGTCACGCACGCGTTTGTCCACGAAGCGTATCAACTCGAACAACTGGCCGCGGCGCAGATGCCGGTGCCGAAGGTCCTCGCGACGTCGGTCGGATCGCTCGATCACCCGTTTAGCTACCTGTTGATGGAGTTCATCGACGGCATGCCGCTCTCGGCGGCGCGCAGCAAGTGCACGAGCCAGGAATGGGACGGCCTGCAGGCCGAACTGGCGCGGCTGCTCTGCGAACTGCATCGCACGCAGGGCTCGCAGTTCAAGCGTGTCTCGCCCAACGGTGAGCGTGGTTACGATTGCTGGGCCGAATTCTTCCAGGATTTGTACGACGACATCTGGGCGGACGTGCAAAAGTCGAAGTTACTGCCGGTGAAGAGCCGCAAGCAGATCTGCCGGATTCACGATCGCCTGAAGACGCTGCTGTCGCACGACGACCCGCCCACCCTGGTCCACTGGGACCTGTGGGGCGGCAATATCATGGTTCGCCCCGGCGAATCAGGGTGGCAGTTGGTCGCGTTGATCGACCCCGCCGCTAAGTATGCCCATGCCGAGGCGGAGCTGGCCTATCTCGAACTCTTCCGCACGGCCACGCCCGCGATGTTCAAGGCGTACCAATGCGAACGCCGATTCCCGCCTGACTATCACGCGGTGCGGAAGCATGTCTATCAGCTATATCAACTGTTGAACCACGTGCGGCTGTTCGGGCAGGAATATGTGAAGCCGACGCTCGGCGTGCTGGACCGCTTGCGCGCCGTGGCGTGA